In Weissella tructae, the DNA window GAAGCAGTTGGTCCAATCCTACAAGGGTTGGCTAAGCCTGTTTCAGACTTGTCTCGTGGTGCAAATGTAGAAGATGTCTACAAGGTATCAATCATTACCGCAGCGCAAGTATTGCAAGCAAATAAGTAAGCATAATTTAAATACCGACTAACTCAGGTTAGTCGGTATTTTTTTATTTTTAATGGTATCTGGAGTGGTCATGGTAAAAGCTAATGACACGCTATTGCGATGTTCTAGACCGATGCAGAGAAGGTGGCTTGGATTTGTATGATTTATATGCTTGGAAAACTGCGAGTAACACTGAAAAATGGTATAATAGGCAGATGAGAATGAAAATGAATTCAGTAGAAGAAACACAAACAGTAGCAGCAGCATTAGCGTCAATTATTCAACCGGGAGATACACTATTATTGAATGGTGACTTAGGCGCAGGGAAAACAACATTTACACAGGGATTCGCACGTGCGTTAGGGATGAAACGTCCGTTAAAGAGTCCGACTTTTACGCTTGTTCGTGAATACCAAACACCGCATTTCCAATTGAACCATTTGGATGTGTACCGATTAGGTGAAGAAGGTGGTGCGGATGAACTTGGATTGAATGAATATTTTAATCCAACGAGCGTCACCATCGTGGAATGGTCAGAATTTATTACGAATGACTTGCCACAAGATTATTTACAAATTGATCTAACGCGTTTGGAACATGATATTGCGGATACCCAACGCGCGATTGAAATTACGGCCCAGGGTGTTGTCAGTCAACAACGATTGCAAGAATTAGAGGAGGCCCTTGATGGAACTATTCATTAGACCTGTTGAGCCAGAAGACTCACAAAATTTGTTGGTATTATTGGCACAATTGACTAAAGAATCAACAACTTTTTTGCTGATGCAAGATTTATCAGTTGTATCGGTCATGAGCCAAGCTGATAATATTGCTTATCTACAATCAACAACCAACAATGTCATGTTAGTCGTATCAGACGAACATGATAACTTGTATGGCTTAGCAACCGCCGTTGCAGGGATAGATGGAACGCAAGCCGAAATTGGTGTTGCCGTCTTAGCGCAATATCAAGGAAATGGGCTAGCCCAAGCGTTGATTGAAGAGTTGTTAGCATGGGCAGTTGATTATAGTTCTGTTAATGCTTTAACGTTAACCGTACAACTACATAATGCACCAGCAATTCATATTTACGAAAAGTATGATTTTAGCTGGGTAGAAGGAAGCGAAAATACAATTGAAAACGCGAATGGAGAATCTGTTCCTGCAAAGGATATGATTCGCCAACTATAGGGGATAAGATGAATTTTATTGCAATGGATTTTGAGACGGCTAGTGCGCAACGACATAGTGCCGTTTCGTTAGGTATTGCGGTTGTTCGTGATGATAAAGTCGTTGATCAGTTTTATACGTTATTAAAGCCAGATACAGCATTTGATGCACGCAACACACAAATTCATGGTATTACGGAGCGAGATGTGATGAACGCGCCAACTTTTCCACAAATTTGGCCCATGATTGCACCCTTCTTTACGCCAAATCAATTAGTGATTGCGCATAACGCGCCATTTGATAATAGTGTTTTACGTGCGTCGTTAGAATACTATCGATTACCAACGGCACATTATCTATCAATCGATACAGTACGAACATCACGTAAACTGTATCCGAACCTACCAAATCATAAATTGAATACAATGGCCGAAGTGCTGGCCATTGATTTACATCAACATCACAACGCGCTAGATGATACAGTTGCGGCGGCTAAGATTTTAGTCAAGCAAGCACAAGTATTCGGCGTTGATGCTGTTAAGCCATTTGTTAAAAACATTTAATTAGGAGCAGCATATGCAAATTGAAACTTTAAAGACAGCGTTTCCGGCATTGACCATTGAAACGCATGTTGACTTATCAGCATATACAAATACACGTGTCGGTGGTGTGGCTGATGGTATTTTTTGGCCAAATACATTGGCGGAATTAACCGATGTTGTGACTTATGCAAACGACAACAATGTACCCGTATTGGTTTTGGGAAATGCATCAAACCTAATTATTACGGATGAAGGTGTTCGTGGGCTAGTCATCTTTTTGACAAAATTGACTGACATTATCGTGTCAGAAAATACTATTACCGCTGCTGCGGGAGCCGCAATCATTGACGTCAGTGAAACAGCGCAACAAGCAGGGCTAACTGGGGTCGAATGGGCTGCTGGAATTCCGGGATCTGTCGGTGGCGCAGTGTATATGAACGCCGGTGCTTACGGTGGACAAGTAGATGGATGCCTATTAACAGCAGATGTTTTACACCCGAATGGTGAAATTGAAACATTGACATGCGAAGACTTGGATTTCAGTTACCGTCATAGCTCAGTTCAGGGGACTGGCGATGTCATTATCTCAGCAACCTTTGAATTGGAAAACGGGGATGCAAAAGAAATTCGCGCCATGATGGAAGACTTTAATGAACGTCGTGCTAGTAAGCAACCGCTTGAATACCCATCATGTGGGTCAGTCTTTAAGCGTCCTGAAGGCCATTTTGCAGGTAAGTTGATTATGGATGCCGGCCTACAAGGCTTTACGATTGGTGGAGCGCAAGTTTCACGTAAGCACGCTGGCTTCATTGTTAATTTTGCCGATGCTAGTAGTGCAGATTATGTGGGAGTTATTCGTCACGTTCAAGCCGTTGTGTTGGAACAAACGGGTATTACATTGGAAACTGAAGTACGTATTTTAGGGGAATAAGTATTACAAAACACGTGTAAAGGAGTAGGGAATGCAAGAATTCTTAAATTTTGTCAGCAATATTAGTATTGTCCAGATAATCGATGTGTTGATTGTGTGGTGGTTGTTATTCCGACTGTTCATGTTGATTCGCGGAACAAAAGCCGTGATGTTACTCCGTGGTGTTGGGATTGTTGTGATTGTTAAATTGGTGAGTTGGTATGTCGGCCTAAGTACAATTTCTTGGTTAACTGACCAAGTGATTAATTGGGGTGTGATTGCCTTGGTGGTGGTTTTCCAACCAGAAATCCGTCGTGGATTGGAACACTTGGGTCGCCGACCATTCATTAAGCAAAAGCAAGAAGGTATCGAAGCACAACATTTGATTAACTCATTGGATGATGCCATTCAATATATGTCGAAGCGACATATCGGGGCATTGATTTCAATTCAAATGGAGACTGGCTTGGAAGAATACGTTGAAACGGGTATCGCCATTGATGGTGAAATTTCGAGTCAATTATTGATTCAAACGTTTATTCCCAATACGCCGTTGCATGACGGGGCTGTGATTATTCGCGACATGCGTTTAGCAGCAGCTGCAGCATATCTGCCGCTATCAGATAATGCCATGATTCCAAAGGAATTGGGGACACGTCATCGTGCATCTGTAGGAATTTCTGAAGTAACGGACGCGTTAACGATTGTTATTTCTGAAGAAACAGGAAGTGTTTCGATTACACGTAATGCAGAATTGATGATGAATCTGCAACGCGATGAATACTTGAAGTATCTAGAACGCCAACTATTGCCGAAGTCTGATCATGATGAAAAGCCTTGGCAAGTTGTGTTGAATGCTATGAATTTCCGTAAGGAGGGCAAGTAAATGCGTCCGAATTTAGAAAAGACATTATATTCATTACTTTGTTTATTGTTAGCGATTCTACTCGCAGTGTATGTGGGTGAGCAACGTGGCACGAACATTACACGTGGTGGTCAAGTTGACGGTAAAATTGGTGATTTTAAAGGACTAGTATCTACTAAAAAAGCAACAATTAATGCACCGTTACAATTGAACGGATTAGATACTGACAAGTATTATGTTGCTGGTGCACCCGAAACCGTGAAGATTGAAGTTGAAGGGGCCGCTGCACTCGTGACAACGGCACAAAACACGAAGAATTTCCAAGTGTACGCTGATTTAACAGATTTGGATGTTGGTGAACATCAGGTTAAGCTAAAAGAATCAGGATTGAACGATGGTCTGACATTTAAAATTATTCCGGAACGATTGGATATTACGATTGCAAAACGAGCAACCGCTAGCCATGATGTTGAAGTGACCTTTAATAAGTCAGCGATTGCTGAAGGTTATCACACAGGTAAGATAAGTAGTTCTGTGGATAAGGTTGAAATTTCAGGCCGAGCTGATGCTGTCTGGGCGGTAGATCGCGTAATTGCCAATGTTCAAATGAATAGAGATACAACAGAATCTGTGAATCAATCAGTGGTACTACAGGCTGTTGATGCGAATGGGACACCTATTAATGTGACCATTTCGCCACAAATTGCCAAGGTAGAAATACCAATTGAAGCTGGTGAAGGTAATCGGGATATTCCGATTAAATTTGTCGGTGAAAATGGTAACCTTGATAAGTTTGAAATATCAGGTAGCATGAATGAAGTACGGGCATCTGGATCTGTTGCAGACTTGGATGTGATTAAGTCATTAGAAGTCTCTATTGATTTAAGTGATATAAAAGAAGAAACAACAAAAGAAATTGAATTAAAAGCGCCAAAAGGCACGAAGTTAGCGGAAAAGAAGATACAAGTTACGATTAAGCCGAAGGCATAGACATTAAGAGGAGTTTAGATATGGTTGAATTACATTACTTTGGGACTGATGGAGTCCGTGGGATTGCGAATAAAGAATTAACACCAGAACTAGCGTTCCGTTTGGGACGTATGGGTGGTGCTGTGTTGACACGTCATGCAGAAGGACGTCAAGCAAAGGTCCTAGTTGGTCGTGACACGCGTATTTCAGGTGAAATGCTAGAATCAGCTTTGGTTGCTGGTTTGTTGTCAGTTGGAATTGAAATTTTGAAGCTAGGTGTGATTTCAACACCAGGTGTGTCATACCTAGTACCAACACAATCAGCTGATGCGGGTGTACAAATTACAGCCTCACACAATCCTGCTGAAGATAACGGAATCAAGTTCTTTGGTGCCGATGGATTTAAGTTGTCTGACGAATTGGAAGCTGAAATCGAAGCTTTGTTGGATGCGCCAGTTGATGAATTACCACGTCCAGCTGCTGAAGGATTGGGAACAGTCTCATTCTTCCCAGAAGGAGCGGCTAAGTACTTGTCATACCTTCAAACAACAACACCAGACGATTTGTCAGGTATGAAGATTGCAATTGATGCCGCAAACGGTGCGACTTCAAGCTCTGTTTCAAAGTTGTTTGCAGACTTGGACGCTGACTTTGTTACAATGGCGACAAATCCAAACGGATTGAACATCAACGATGGTGTAGGATCAACACATCCTGAAGCTATCTCAGCCTTTACTGTTGAAAACAATGCGCAAGTTGGTTTGGCGTTTGACGGAGACGGGGATCGTTTGATTGCGGTTGATGAAAACGGAGCTGTGATTAATGGTGATAAGATTATGTTCATTATTGGTAAGTACCTATCTGAACATGGTCGTCTACGCCAAGACACAATTGTGACAACAGTTATGTCAAACATTGGTATGTACAAGGCAATGGATGAACACAACATTGCATCTGTTAAGACTGCTGTTGGTGACCGTTACGTTGTTGAAGAGATGGTTAAGAACGGCTACAACGTTGGTGGAGAACAATCAGGACACGTTGTATTCTTGGATTGGGCCTCAACAGGAGATGGAATGCTAACCGGTTTGCAATTGCTACAAGTTGTGAAGGATACTGGTAAGCCACTATCAGAACTGGCTGCTGAAATGACAGAATACCCACAAGTCTTGATCAATGTGCAAGTAACAGATAAGAAGGCTGCCTTGGATAATGAAGCAATTCAAGCCATTATTGCGGATGTTGAAGAACGTATGGCCGGTGATGGTCGTGTATTGGTACGCCCTTCAGGAACACAAGATTTGCTACGTGTCATGGTAGAAGCGTCTACAGATGCATTAGCTAACGAATATGTAAATGCCATTGTTGATGTCGTTAATGCTGAAGTTGGAGTTAATTAAGCAAAGGACGTTTTGAAAATGGATACAGAAAATTATCAAACGTTAGATATTATTGAAGAGATTACACGTAATGATGGATCAACTTATAAAGAAATTGGTAATCTATTGCACAATGGGCAAGCGGAGTATGCAGCAGAACAAGGGATGATTCAATCTGTGCGTATTTTGAAGATTAACATTCCGCATTCAACTAACGTTGAAAAATATGAGCAATATATCAATGGGAAATTTGATATTCCATCAGAGGTCGCGATTTCTGAATATCAAGAATGGACGAAAACAGATGAGATGTCAGATTTGGTGACGCAAATCATTTCTGATAATAATGTTAGTTAACAATAAGTAAAACGCTAGTAAAACTTTACTAGCGTTTTTATTTTTGTAAAAAACGTTTACTAGGTAAAACAGACGTGCTATAATATTTTTAACAACGAAATACCTTTTAAGATTGAATCCAGAGAGATTCGCAAGGGTAGCATGACTAGTTAGATAAAGGGGGAGACTGGAGTCTCTCTGTTTTCTTGAAGAAATTTAGTCAAAGCCCTGCGAATCAATCGATTCGCAGGGCTTTTTCTATATCAGGAGGCAGGCATGCAAAACTTTGTAAACTTAAACGACTTATCAACTGAACAAATTCGCGCCATGATCGATTTGACGCTAGCGTATAAAGCGGGAAAGCAACCTAAGCAAGAACGACGTTTGGTCGCTAATTTATTCTTTGAAAATTCAACACGAACACAAACAAGTTTCCAAGTTGCGCAATTGAATTTGGGATGGGAACAAGTACATATTAATCCATCAACAAGCTCAACTAAAAAGGGTGAGAGTTTGATGGATACGTTGAAAACATTAGGCGCGGTTGGCGTCGACACAGTGGTTATTCGCCACAGTATGAATGATTGGTATCAACCACTGATTGAAGAAAATTCAGAGTTGATGCCTCACTTAGTTAACGCAGGAGATGGTAATGGCCAACATCCTTCACAAAGTTTGTTGGACTTGGTCACAATCTATGAAGAGTTTGGACACTTTGAAGGACTAAAGATTCGTATCGTTGGAGACTTAGCACATTCACGAGTGGCACGTTCAAATGCGGAAATTCTAACTCGCTTAGGGGCGCACGTCACATTTAGTGGACCAGAAGAATGGTATCCAGCCGACTTTGCAGAATTTGGCGCTTACGCACCAATCGATGAAGGGCTAGCAGAACAAGATGTTGTGATGTTCCTACGTGTACAACATGAACGACTAGCAGACATGGAAAATGTTGACTTCTCTGCGGTGAACTACCACCGCAATCATGGGTTAACACCAGCGCGTTACGAAGAACTAAAAGATGAAGCAATCATTATGCATCCAGCGCCCGTTAACCGAGATGTTGAAATTGCGGATGAATTAGTTGAAGCTGAAAAGTCTCGTATCTTTAAGCAAATGACAAACGGTGTTTACGCTCGTATGGCAATCTTAACTTCACTGGGGGAAGCATAATGACAAGTTTACTAATTAAAAACGCACAAATTATTGTAGAAAACAGTGATTTAACACAAACAGATGTGTTGGTTCGAGACGGACGGATCGCTGAAATTGCACCAAAGCTAACAATTAAAGCGGATAAGGTAATCGATGCCAAAGGTGCGTTACTAACACCAGGATTAATCGACATTCACGTTCATTTCCGTGAACCAGGATTTGAATACAAAGAAACAATTGCGACAGGATCATACGCAGCAGCACGCGGTGGCTTCACAACGGTTGCGGCAATGCCAAATCTAGACCCAGTACCAAGTACAGTTGATGCATTCAAGCAAGTACAAGGTTTGAATGAAAAGAATGGTGTCATCAATGTTGCCCAATATGCAGCTATCTCTGCTGGCTTAACAGCGGATGAAGTTGGCGACATCTCAGGACTAGCAGACGCGGGGGCGGTTGCCTTTACGAACGACGGAAAAGGGGTGCAAAC includes these proteins:
- the tsaE gene encoding tRNA (adenosine(37)-N6)-threonylcarbamoyltransferase complex ATPase subunit type 1 TsaE, translated to MNSVEETQTVAAALASIIQPGDTLLLNGDLGAGKTTFTQGFARALGMKRPLKSPTFTLVREYQTPHFQLNHLDVYRLGEEGGADELGLNEYFNPTSVTIVEWSEFITNDLPQDYLQIDLTRLEHDIADTQRAIEITAQGVVSQQRLQELEEALDGTIH
- a CDS encoding GNAT family N-acetyltransferase, producing the protein MELFIRPVEPEDSQNLLVLLAQLTKESTTFLLMQDLSVVSVMSQADNIAYLQSTTNNVMLVVSDEHDNLYGLATAVAGIDGTQAEIGVAVLAQYQGNGLAQALIEELLAWAVDYSSVNALTLTVQLHNAPAIHIYEKYDFSWVEGSENTIENANGESVPAKDMIRQL
- a CDS encoding 3'-5' exonuclease; translation: MNFIAMDFETASAQRHSAVSLGIAVVRDDKVVDQFYTLLKPDTAFDARNTQIHGITERDVMNAPTFPQIWPMIAPFFTPNQLVIAHNAPFDNSVLRASLEYYRLPTAHYLSIDTVRTSRKLYPNLPNHKLNTMAEVLAIDLHQHHNALDDTVAAAKILVKQAQVFGVDAVKPFVKNI
- the murB gene encoding UDP-N-acetylmuramate dehydrogenase, encoding MQIETLKTAFPALTIETHVDLSAYTNTRVGGVADGIFWPNTLAELTDVVTYANDNNVPVLVLGNASNLIITDEGVRGLVIFLTKLTDIIVSENTITAAAGAAIIDVSETAQQAGLTGVEWAAGIPGSVGGAVYMNAGAYGGQVDGCLLTADVLHPNGEIETLTCEDLDFSYRHSSVQGTGDVIISATFELENGDAKEIRAMMEDFNERRASKQPLEYPSCGSVFKRPEGHFAGKLIMDAGLQGFTIGGAQVSRKHAGFIVNFADASSADYVGVIRHVQAVVLEQTGITLETEVRILGE
- the cdaA gene encoding diadenylate cyclase CdaA yields the protein MQEFLNFVSNISIVQIIDVLIVWWLLFRLFMLIRGTKAVMLLRGVGIVVIVKLVSWYVGLSTISWLTDQVINWGVIALVVVFQPEIRRGLEHLGRRPFIKQKQEGIEAQHLINSLDDAIQYMSKRHIGALISIQMETGLEEYVETGIAIDGEISSQLLIQTFIPNTPLHDGAVIIRDMRLAAAAAYLPLSDNAMIPKELGTRHRASVGISEVTDALTIVISEETGSVSITRNAELMMNLQRDEYLKYLERQLLPKSDHDEKPWQVVLNAMNFRKEGK
- a CDS encoding YbbR-like domain-containing protein; the protein is MRPNLEKTLYSLLCLLLAILLAVYVGEQRGTNITRGGQVDGKIGDFKGLVSTKKATINAPLQLNGLDTDKYYVAGAPETVKIEVEGAAALVTTAQNTKNFQVYADLTDLDVGEHQVKLKESGLNDGLTFKIIPERLDITIAKRATASHDVEVTFNKSAIAEGYHTGKISSSVDKVEISGRADAVWAVDRVIANVQMNRDTTESVNQSVVLQAVDANGTPINVTISPQIAKVEIPIEAGEGNRDIPIKFVGENGNLDKFEISGSMNEVRASGSVADLDVIKSLEVSIDLSDIKEETTKEIELKAPKGTKLAEKKIQVTIKPKA
- the glmM gene encoding phosphoglucosamine mutase is translated as MVELHYFGTDGVRGIANKELTPELAFRLGRMGGAVLTRHAEGRQAKVLVGRDTRISGEMLESALVAGLLSVGIEILKLGVISTPGVSYLVPTQSADAGVQITASHNPAEDNGIKFFGADGFKLSDELEAEIEALLDAPVDELPRPAAEGLGTVSFFPEGAAKYLSYLQTTTPDDLSGMKIAIDAANGATSSSVSKLFADLDADFVTMATNPNGLNINDGVGSTHPEAISAFTVENNAQVGLAFDGDGDRLIAVDENGAVINGDKIMFIIGKYLSEHGRLRQDTIVTTVMSNIGMYKAMDEHNIASVKTAVGDRYVVEEMVKNGYNVGGEQSGHVVFLDWASTGDGMLTGLQLLQVVKDTGKPLSELAAEMTEYPQVLINVQVTDKKAALDNEAIQAIIADVEERMAGDGRVLVRPSGTQDLLRVMVEASTDALANEYVNAIVDVVNAEVGVN
- a CDS encoding aspartate carbamoyltransferase catalytic subunit, translated to MQNFVNLNDLSTEQIRAMIDLTLAYKAGKQPKQERRLVANLFFENSTRTQTSFQVAQLNLGWEQVHINPSTSSTKKGESLMDTLKTLGAVGVDTVVIRHSMNDWYQPLIEENSELMPHLVNAGDGNGQHPSQSLLDLVTIYEEFGHFEGLKIRIVGDLAHSRVARSNAEILTRLGAHVTFSGPEEWYPADFAEFGAYAPIDEGLAEQDVVMFLRVQHERLADMENVDFSAVNYHRNHGLTPARYEELKDEAIIMHPAPVNRDVEIADELVEAEKSRIFKQMTNGVYARMAILTSLGEA